Within Anolis sagrei isolate rAnoSag1 chromosome 3, rAnoSag1.mat, whole genome shotgun sequence, the genomic segment atcttaacaaaaatgaTTGGTGAGTGTTTAAATTTCTAAATCCCCCTGTGAATCAGTTGACATAGGGATCTGAGGGTTATTTTATACTataaaactttattattttttaacccaccctctagccccaaggggactcagggcagcttcgaAAACATTTCTAGGcaaatacatgagtatataaatgGTCATACATTTCCTTTGTTTGCAAAGAGCAGACACTTTGCCCCTTAATATGATATTGTTGAAACTCCTATATACTTTTCATTGAAAAGTAAATTTGGGAAACCGAACTATCAAATGCATACGATACCCTATTGATTGCATTATTTGCTTTCAAATTTATATAGACATTTTGCACCTCAAAATCCATGGAAGAGGGCCTTCAAAGCCTTTTCCCATGGCAGGTTTTCCTTGTCATCTCATTTTTTCTCTCAGTAAAAAACAGAACACCAATGTGACTGATGGAACTATTTCTAAGGTGAAATTTTCACATACACCCCCCAAAAAATTGCAGACAGAAAGTCTGCCTCCATCTATATACAGATTCATATGCAAAAATTTTACATAGAGTGCTTTAATAACTACCTTACCAGAAATATGCTTGTGGTGAGCGAATCTTCAAAGTATTCTAATTAGCTTCCCAAGAACTAACCCCTTTTACACAAAGTTATCTTTCTTAACCTACAcctctgttctctctctctctctctctctctctctatatatatatatatatatatatatagaatgtcTGAATTAAAAGTTTGGAAATAGTTCAAGGAACCAAGATTAATAAAagtaaaagcttttaaaaaacctttctTCCCTTAGTTTTCTGCTACATTCAGTAATATTGCATCACTTTATTTCACATAATACCCCTAAGCCTAACCCTGCAAAGACACGTGTGGGCTTTCCACCTACATAGCCATGAAGTCAACAGGAAATAGAAAGTTACCTGgaaaggccaagagcttgaacattgttcccatcctaaatatctcggtgtcatcttagatcaaacactaacaaTAACAAAACTCTGTGcaaacacaaagtagctgcacacaataacatcctgtggaaaatTCCTGGTAGCACTTGGGGTGCAGACtcaaaattaataataacatcagccctggccttatctaactcaactgctgagtatgcctgccctgtttggcacaagtgtgcccacatgaagcaggtgaatatagcgcTGAataaaacatgtagaataatcataggatgtctcAAGCCTACACCAGTTTATAGACTCTATAaggtagctggcattgcccccccccccccgccccccatgtCAATTGCGAGGAAAATGaggctgaacactgtgaaagctacCCAATGCATGGCTATCAGTCTCCTTcctgtagactcaaatcaaggaaaagtttcatgagaaccaccactccttttaatgttcctccagcaacagcaagaatatccctctgggcagctaaccAGGAAATCCTAATTGGAGGGCCctccatgagggtctgcctcaaggggcaaaccaagaatgggaaacttggaagtccctgaacaaactcagaagtggtgttgggagatcaaaagacaacctggcaaaatggcactacctaaaagaatcttcCACTTTGTGCGATTGTGGAGCAGAATAAACAACTCCGCTTCTGTATGCTagccacaatgccctgcctcatgcacagagaaagaaatgtttaaagctacagacattGTGGTAGCTGTTGCCTATTTTTGGTCTAAATCATTTAGCCACTAGTGCcctctctattttatcagttttgtacttgtttatttatgtaatgcttttgacacacacaaaataaatacataataccaCAGCAATTGGTTGCAGAATTGACGCGTTAACAACTTCCTGAAATGTAGGTGGGATCAAGTACTGATATGAAACAACAGATACTATGAACTGTTTCCTGTGGCATCCAGACAACCACACTGACTCTGTGCAGGATATTTCTACAGACTGAATTTCTAAGGATCCTGAAGATTGCAATCAAAGTGTCAGGTAATTATTCGCCTTTTCCTCACATTTTTCTATGCTAACGTTTGAGAAAGATTAAAACTACACATTTTGCATGTAAGACAATAATTGCATAGCAGACATAAATGACAAATAGTTGAACAATGAGTTCAAATCCTGAATGTCTTATATATATTTCATACCATATATGATTTATCTTGCTTTATTGCCACTGGTGTGATGTTATATTGTGTAGTTGTAAGCACTGTGCTTTTTTCCTTATAAGCAACTTCCAAAAATGGAGGATCAAATTAGAAAATatatagaaaactatttattagAACTTACACACAGGCAGAGACAGAGAAAACACAGAGAACCAGTTTTGCAGGATATAACTATGCAGAGAATAGCAATGAAGGAAAGCACAGCCTGATATGTTCACATTAAAAATCACCTCTCTCGCCCATTGCTTTTCCAGCTACTGTTTTTGTTATTAAAATAATGTGATGGGGAACTAGTCAAGCAGATCTTTGCTAAAACTGCTTGTGTCTAATTTTCAGtaaacagagcaaagcaaaccacAGAGAGGCAAAGGGAAATTGCAAACGAAAATTTCTTCCCTCTGTAGCCAGACAGCAGCAGGTTACAAACCTGACTGGGAGAGGATGAGTAGAAGGGCAACTGAACAATAGCAAATATGAGTCCTTTatggacattatttatttatttgagcattgaactaggtTTGAAATACCTGTTGAGACATGaagctcactgggtgaccttgggcaagtcgcactcatcagcctcagaggaaggcacagACAAATCTCTCCAGTCAAATCTtgtaagaaaaccccatgataaattcaccttagggtcaccataatttggaaatgacttgaaggagcaCAACATCACATTCACATATCTTTGTGTCATTTAGTTGGCTCCAAATGAAAAGTAATCTTCTAACTGTTTTCATATGTTAGAATATTGTAATACTGGATTTAAATAGCAAGCATGAGATAACAGACATGTATACAATTTGGGGACTTGAGACACAGCAGAAATCTGAAATTGTCTAAACAGTACATGAATGCTTTCATGTCAATATGGAGAACGTGTTACTCATGCTGGTGGCATATGCAGAAAGAAAGCTTGGAAATGGAAGAGCTAAATCAGTTGCTGTTTTCTGAATGAATAATTATGCTTTACTTGCAATATACTAATCTTTGATACTTAATTTAAAATTCTCTTTACAGCAATGCCTGATAATGGTACATGCCAATTTCCTATTGATGAGCTCTTTGTGATTTTTGAAGCCGTTTTTTACAGCCTATTCACTTTCTTTGGGATCATATTCAACACAGTTGCCTTATGGGTGTTTTGCTTCAGATTCTGCAAATGGACAGAAACTAGAGTTTACATGATCAGTTTAGCCCTTGCAGACTATACGCTAGTCCTCACCTTACCATTCATAATGTATTTTCACAAAATGGAGAGGCCTACTGATACTTTTTGCATAGTCATCATTATAATACATTGCATCAATATGCCAATGAGTATCAGTACTATCACACTAATCGCGGTGGACAGATATGTTGCAATCAAGCATCCTCTGAAAGCCAAAGTAATACGGTCTCCAAGGAAGGCAGCCGTCATCTCTTTATTTTTTTGGATCTGTTGTTTTATTAATGGAATTACACTCCTTTTGCGTTCAGATAGAAAAGGGATTTGTTTTATCCAGTTTTCAGATGATCATACCTTGCATCATATCCCTATCAAATTTACCATTTTCTTTTGCATACCATTGGTTACTTTGTTGTTTTGTTCCACACAAGTCATCCAATGCCTCAAGAAAAAACAGAATGCTAGTCTACATGAAGAAAAGTTAACCCAGAAAGCCATCTTTGTGATTTCTGTGAACTTGGGCACCTTCATCATATGCTTTTTGCCTTTCCACATAAGCCTTCTGCTTCAATATATAATGAACACAACTGACTGTGAGGTGCGCCACATTATCAGCAATACCACACATGCAACTTCATTAATGGCAAATCTGAATTGCTGCTTGGATGCTATTTGCTATTATTTGGTTGCTAAGGAATTCCAGGAAGCTGCATCTCTTTTGCCTGTCTTTAAACCAATGCAGTCAAAATCCAATTTAACTGAAGATTTACAACTTCCAAGCTAAATTGCTAAAATGATGCTGTTGTTTGAAGATGCCTGCAGACTTATCCTTGGAGAGCTATGGACTTTATTCCATGCCCATGCCCCTGTTGTTTTAAAACTGTTCTAAGCCACTGAGGCAATGAAAAGTGATG encodes:
- the LOC132769865 gene encoding G-protein coupled receptor 35-like yields the protein MPDNGTCQFPIDELFVIFEAVFYSLFTFFGIIFNTVALWVFCFRFCKWTETRVYMISLALADYTLVLTLPFIMYFHKMERPTDTFCIVIIIIHCINMPMSISTITLIAVDRYVAIKHPLKAKVIRSPRKAAVISLFFWICCFINGITLLLRSDRKGICFIQFSDDHTLHHIPIKFTIFFCIPLVTLLFCSTQVIQCLKKKQNASLHEEKLTQKAIFVISVNLGTFIICFLPFHISLLLQYIMNTTDCEVRHIISNTTHATSLMANLNCCLDAICYYLVAKEFQEAASLLPVFKPMQSKSNLTEDLQLPS